CGCTCGGCCTCTCGCTAGTCGTCCGCGCTCGCCGTCTGCCCACCGACCACGTCGATCTCACCGGCGTCGAGTTCCTGTTCGATCTCGCGGGCGGCCTGGACCATGTTCTCCATCTTGCCGTAGGCGACCTCGCGGGGCAGGAGCTTGATCCCGCAGTCCGGGGAGACCGTCAGCTGCTCGGGCGGGACGACCTCCAGCCCTTTCTTGATGTTGTCCTTGATCTCCTCGACGGACTCGACCTCGGCGACGTGGGCGTCGACGACGCCCATCGCGAAGTCCTTCGTGAACTCGTCCGCTTTGAACACGTCGAGTTGCTCGTAGTCGCCGTTGGCGAGTTCGAGGTCGTACTCGTGGACCGGGTACTCCAGCATCTCGGGGTAGATCCGCGAGTAGTCGCCATAACAGACGTGCAGGCCGAGGCGCACGTCTTCGGGGATCCCGTCGGCGATGCGTTCGAGACACTCGCCGACGATGGCGTGGTCGTCCTCGTACTGGGCGAGGGCGGGCTCGTCGATCTGGACGTACTTACAGCCGGCGTCGACGAGGCGCTCGATCTCCTCGTTGACGAGGTCCGCCAGGGCGTAGGCGGCCTCCTCGGTCGTCTCGTAGGCCTCGTTGAAGGCCCAGCGAGCGAGCGTGTAGGGACCGGTGATCGGGACCTTGACCGGACGGTCCGACACCGACGACGTGAACTTGTACTCGTCGACGAGCCACTCCTCGTCGTACTCGACCTCGTCGGCGATCGAGGGCTTGTCGAAGTAGTTGTGGCCCCACACCTTCACGCGGCCGTTGAACTCGTAGCCGTCGATCAGCTCGGCGAAGTACTCGACCATCTCGTTGCGGCGCATCTCGCCGTCGACGACGGTGTCGAGCCCGGACCGCTCGTGTTCTCGCGTGATGAGTCGGGCGGCGTCGTCTTTCGCCTCTTCCCAGTTGTGCTCGTCGAAGTCGGCGTCGGGATCTTCGAACAGCTCGCGGGCGCGGTCGTGCCACTTGGGCTTGGGGTAGGAGCCGACGACGCTGGTCAGCAGGAAGTGGTCGTTGTCGTGGTCCTCGGGTCGGAACTGCTCGCGGGGACCGGTCATGCTTCCACCTCCTCGATCGCGGCGGCGTCAGCCAGCGCCTCGATCTTGGCCTCGAACTTGTTCTGTGGGAGGTAGAACAGCTCGGTGTTGGCCGTCGCGTAGACGGTGTCGTAGTCGCCGTCGGTCTGCTCGACGAACCACTCGACGCGCTCGCGGATCGTCTCCGGGGTCTCGACGAACGTGTTCTGTCCGTCGACCAGCCCGAGCGCCACGTCGTCTTTGGTGCCGTACTCCTGGACGTTGTAGATGTTCTGCTCGTGGTCGGCGACCAGGTCGAAGCCGATGGCGTCCACGGCTGCGTCCATGAGGTGGGCGTACACCTTCTCGTCGAGAGCGCCCCAGTAGGTGTGAGCGACCACGTCGGCGTCGACGGCCGAAGCGACGGTGTCGATTGCCTCGCTGGCGCGCTCGTCGGCCCCCTCACCGGGCGCGTTCTCGACGAGAGACGGCTCCAGCAGGAACAGCGTCTCGACGTCGGGGAACTGGTCGGCCTCGTCGGCGAGGAAGTCGGCGACGGCGTCGAGGAACGCTGCCTCGTCGCCGTAGTGCTCGTCGGTCGCGAGGTCCGCGAGCGAGTACGGACCCGGCAAGACCGCCTGGAGACCGGCGTCGACGTGCTCGGCCGCAGCGTCGAGTTCGCCGGCCACGTCGCCGGAGGCTTCGAGGTCGCCGGTGACGACCGGCTCCCTGTAGAAGTTGTTGTTGTTGTAGTAGCGAACGATCCCGCGGGTCTCGACGCTGTCGGCGACCGCCAGCGGGTGGGCGATCATGTCGTCCCATCGCAGCTGGCC
Above is a genomic segment from Halomicrobium sp. LC1Hm containing:
- a CDS encoding methionine synthase, which encodes MTGPREQFRPEDHDNDHFLLTSVVGSYPKPKWHDRARELFEDPDADFDEHNWEEAKDDAARLITREHERSGLDTVVDGEMRRNEMVEYFAELIDGYEFNGRVKVWGHNYFDKPSIADEVEYDEEWLVDEYKFTSSVSDRPVKVPITGPYTLARWAFNEAYETTEEAAYALADLVNEEIERLVDAGCKYVQIDEPALAQYEDDHAIVGECLERIADGIPEDVRLGLHVCYGDYSRIYPEMLEYPVHEYDLELANGDYEQLDVFKADEFTKDFAMGVVDAHVAEVESVEEIKDNIKKGLEVVPPEQLTVSPDCGIKLLPREVAYGKMENMVQAAREIEQELDAGEIDVVGGQTASADD
- a CDS encoding 5-methyltetrahydropteroyltriglutamate--homocysteine methyltransferase gives rise to the protein MTQVVATTPGLFPLPDWAKDELSRLKGHQKSDLVSGEEGPEIVDAYDRAREEVVGVQTDAGLDRVTEGQLRWDDMIAHPLAVADSVETRGIVRYYNNNNFYREPVVTGDLEASGDVAGELDAAAEHVDAGLQAVLPGPYSLADLATDEHYGDEAAFLDAVADFLADEADQFPDVETLFLLEPSLVENAPGEGADERASEAIDTVASAVDADVVAHTYWGALDEKVYAHLMDAAVDAIGFDLVADHEQNIYNVQEYGTKDDVALGLVDGQNTFVETPETIRERVEWFVEQTDGDYDTVYATANTELFYLPQNKFEAKIEALADAAAIEEVEA